From one Mytilus trossulus isolate FHL-02 chromosome 10, PNRI_Mtr1.1.1.hap1, whole genome shotgun sequence genomic stretch:
- the LOC134687488 gene encoding runt-related transcription factor 1-like isoform X4: MMLESAFAKQDLNGLTPFPDSPHKMAEVLPGERSLGSVSSDHNEPLVRTGSPNFVCTALPPHWRSNKTLPGGFKVVSLGDIKDGTKVTISAGNDENYCAELRNCTAFMKNKVAKFNDVRFVGRSGRGKSFTITIAVYTCPPQITLYQKAIKVTVDGPRDPRSKTKLRTDDRRIHRPSPIDFPDRNPYSERQLESHRFSSQLPDWNTIRRPLSQQSDNARRVLEPSSDTNGYHPTDIKRSPWGTYDPVYTTNSSVAQFTQQQPINTAALPGHDMTPPPPSQSIDSINVDQKFSKDNSSHLDLVPVSNSRSLPITIPDPQRMDHMTPFNSRSIDSRMPDLPLMLGPRYTADVRITEHRMTERYSGESSLATMFGNPPYSASSNLDILRESRHIQSFRDSRGDMSTLSLGPPSMMTHDLLSGLTPATTMSPSFLSGSPSAVVPPSFLYPHLSLASPPQYQTSLYVPSGEVRTYEVLGGRSSDVPMRIERPLPPSPPSRLIPDTVTQDHRFSSSVNERSRVISRRNITQMDTTPDSTRTPPRPNDAVTDSSVWRPY, encoded by the exons ATGATGCTTGAATCAGCTTTTGCTAAACAAG ATTTAAACGGATTAACTCCGTTCCCGGACTCCCCTCACAAAATGGCAGAGGTACTACCAGGGGAAAGGAGTCTGGGTTCGGTATCCAGTGACCACAATGAGCCCCTGGTTAGAACTGGGAGCCCAAACTTTGTGTGTACAGCATTGCCACCGCATTGGAGATCAAACAAAACCCTTCCAGGAGGATTTAAAGTTGTTTCACTTGGAGATATTAAAGATGGAACCAAAGTGACAATTTCTGCTGGAAATGACGAAAATTATTGTGCGGAATTAAGAAATTGTACTGCCTTTATGAAAAACAAAGTGGCTAAATTTAATGATGTTCGATTTGTTGGACGAAGTGGTCGAG GTAAAAGTTTCACAATTACCATAGCTGTATATACATGTCCACCACAGATAACTTTGTACCAGAAAGCCATTAAAGTGACCGTGGACGGACCACGTGATCCAAGAAGTAAGACAA AACTCCGAACTGATGATCGCAGAATTCACCGACCAAGTCCCATAGATTTTCCAGACAGAAATCCATATTCTGAACGTCAGTTAGAAAGCCATAGATTTTCATCCCAATTACCCGACTGGAATACAATCAGACGGCCATTATCACAGCAATCAGACAACGCACGACGCGTGCTTGAACCGTCGTCTGACACCAATGGATATCACCCTACag atataaaaagaaGTCCATGGGGTACCTATGATCCAGTCTATACTACTAATTCTTCTGTTGCACAATTCACACAACAACAACCTATCAACACAGCAGCTTTACCAG gtcACGATATGACACCACCACCTCCATCTCAATCTATAGATTCCATAAATGTAGATCAAAAATTCTCAAAGGACAATTCATCTCACTTAGACTTAGTCCCTGTATCAAACAGTAGATCATTACCAATCACAATTCCCGACCCACAACGGATGGATCATATGACACCATTTAATTCTCGGTCGATTGACTCACGTATGCCAGACCTCCCATTAATGTTAGGACCTAGATATACAGCAGATGTACGAATAACGGAACATAGAATGACCGAACGTTATTCTGGGGAATCTAGTCTCGCCACCATGTTTGGCAACCCACCATATTCTGCTTCATCGAATCTTGATATTTTACGAGAAAGCAGACATATTCAGTCATTTAGAGACAGTAGAGGTGATATGTCAACTTTATCATTGGGACCACCATCAATGATGACCCATGATCTTTTATCAGGGCTGACGCCAGCAACGACAATGTCGCCATCTTTTCTCAGTGGTTCACCATCCGCAGTTGTCCCACCTAGCTTTCTCTACCCACATTTATCATTAGCCTCTCCGCCACAGTATCAAACTAGTCTCTACGTTCCCTCCGGAGAGGTCCGAACATACGAGGTACTAGGAGGACGATCGTCTGATGTTCCCATGCGAATAGAAAGACCTTTACCACCATCACCTCCGTCTCGTTTGATTCCTGATACAGTAACACAAGATCATAGATTTTCAAGTTCGGTTAATGAAAGATCTCGTGTGATTTCGAGGAGAAATATTACTCAAATGGACACAACACCTGATTCAACTAGGACCCCACCTAGACCAAATGATGCGGTTACCGATTCGTCCGTTTGGAGGCCATACTGA
- the LOC134687488 gene encoding uncharacterized protein LOC134687488 isoform X1, producing MKLYYKLLDNLKKHFKDILTEDSDLNGLTPFPDSPHKMAEVLPGERSLGSVSSDHNEPLVRTGSPNFVCTALPPHWRSNKTLPGGFKVVSLGDIKDGTKVTISAGNDENYCAELRNCTAFMKNKVAKFNDVRFVGRSGRGKSFTITIAVYTCPPQITLYQKAIKVTVDGPRDPRSKTKLRTDDRRIHRPSPIDFPDRNPYSERQLESHRFSSQLPDWNTIRRPLSQQSDNARRVLEPSSDTNGYHPTDIKRSPWGTYDPVYTTNSSVAQFTQQQPINTAALPGHDMTPPPPSQSIDSINVDQKFSKDNSSHLDLVPVSNSRSLPITIPDPQRMDHMTPFNSRSIDSRMPDLPLMLGPRYTADVRITEHRMTERYSGESSLATMFGNPPYSASSNLDILRESRHIQSFRDSRGDMSTLSLGPPSMMTHDLLSGLTPATTMSPSFLSGSPSAVVPPSFLYPHLSLASPPQYQTSLYVPSGEVRTYEVLGGRSSDVPMRIERPLPPSPPSRLIPDTVTQDHRFSSSVNERSRVISRRNITQMDTTPDSTRTPPRPNDAVTDSSVWRPY from the exons ATGAAACTGTATTATAAATTGCTGGACAATTTGAAAAAGCATTTCAAGGATATTTTAACTGAGGATTCTG ATTTAAACGGATTAACTCCGTTCCCGGACTCCCCTCACAAAATGGCAGAGGTACTACCAGGGGAAAGGAGTCTGGGTTCGGTATCCAGTGACCACAATGAGCCCCTGGTTAGAACTGGGAGCCCAAACTTTGTGTGTACAGCATTGCCACCGCATTGGAGATCAAACAAAACCCTTCCAGGAGGATTTAAAGTTGTTTCACTTGGAGATATTAAAGATGGAACCAAAGTGACAATTTCTGCTGGAAATGACGAAAATTATTGTGCGGAATTAAGAAATTGTACTGCCTTTATGAAAAACAAAGTGGCTAAATTTAATGATGTTCGATTTGTTGGACGAAGTGGTCGAG GTAAAAGTTTCACAATTACCATAGCTGTATATACATGTCCACCACAGATAACTTTGTACCAGAAAGCCATTAAAGTGACCGTGGACGGACCACGTGATCCAAGAAGTAAGACAA AACTCCGAACTGATGATCGCAGAATTCACCGACCAAGTCCCATAGATTTTCCAGACAGAAATCCATATTCTGAACGTCAGTTAGAAAGCCATAGATTTTCATCCCAATTACCCGACTGGAATACAATCAGACGGCCATTATCACAGCAATCAGACAACGCACGACGCGTGCTTGAACCGTCGTCTGACACCAATGGATATCACCCTACag atataaaaagaaGTCCATGGGGTACCTATGATCCAGTCTATACTACTAATTCTTCTGTTGCACAATTCACACAACAACAACCTATCAACACAGCAGCTTTACCAG gtcACGATATGACACCACCACCTCCATCTCAATCTATAGATTCCATAAATGTAGATCAAAAATTCTCAAAGGACAATTCATCTCACTTAGACTTAGTCCCTGTATCAAACAGTAGATCATTACCAATCACAATTCCCGACCCACAACGGATGGATCATATGACACCATTTAATTCTCGGTCGATTGACTCACGTATGCCAGACCTCCCATTAATGTTAGGACCTAGATATACAGCAGATGTACGAATAACGGAACATAGAATGACCGAACGTTATTCTGGGGAATCTAGTCTCGCCACCATGTTTGGCAACCCACCATATTCTGCTTCATCGAATCTTGATATTTTACGAGAAAGCAGACATATTCAGTCATTTAGAGACAGTAGAGGTGATATGTCAACTTTATCATTGGGACCACCATCAATGATGACCCATGATCTTTTATCAGGGCTGACGCCAGCAACGACAATGTCGCCATCTTTTCTCAGTGGTTCACCATCCGCAGTTGTCCCACCTAGCTTTCTCTACCCACATTTATCATTAGCCTCTCCGCCACAGTATCAAACTAGTCTCTACGTTCCCTCCGGAGAGGTCCGAACATACGAGGTACTAGGAGGACGATCGTCTGATGTTCCCATGCGAATAGAAAGACCTTTACCACCATCACCTCCGTCTCGTTTGATTCCTGATACAGTAACACAAGATCATAGATTTTCAAGTTCGGTTAATGAAAGATCTCGTGTGATTTCGAGGAGAAATATTACTCAAATGGACACAACACCTGATTCAACTAGGACCCCACCTAGACCAAATGATGCGGTTACCGATTCGTCCGTTTGGAGGCCATACTGA
- the LOC134687488 gene encoding runt-related transcription factor 1-like isoform X2, protein MKLYYKLLDNLKKHFKDILTEDSDLNGLTPFPDSPHKMAEVLPGERSLGSVSSDHNEPLVRTGSPNFVCTALPPHWRSNKTLPGGFKVVSLGDIKDGTKVTISAGNDENYCAELRNCTAFMKNKVAKFNDVRFVGRSGRGKSFTITIAVYTCPPQITLYQKAIKVTVDGPRDPRKLRTDDRRIHRPSPIDFPDRNPYSERQLESHRFSSQLPDWNTIRRPLSQQSDNARRVLEPSSDTNGYHPTDIKRSPWGTYDPVYTTNSSVAQFTQQQPINTAALPGHDMTPPPPSQSIDSINVDQKFSKDNSSHLDLVPVSNSRSLPITIPDPQRMDHMTPFNSRSIDSRMPDLPLMLGPRYTADVRITEHRMTERYSGESSLATMFGNPPYSASSNLDILRESRHIQSFRDSRGDMSTLSLGPPSMMTHDLLSGLTPATTMSPSFLSGSPSAVVPPSFLYPHLSLASPPQYQTSLYVPSGEVRTYEVLGGRSSDVPMRIERPLPPSPPSRLIPDTVTQDHRFSSSVNERSRVISRRNITQMDTTPDSTRTPPRPNDAVTDSSVWRPY, encoded by the exons ATGAAACTGTATTATAAATTGCTGGACAATTTGAAAAAGCATTTCAAGGATATTTTAACTGAGGATTCTG ATTTAAACGGATTAACTCCGTTCCCGGACTCCCCTCACAAAATGGCAGAGGTACTACCAGGGGAAAGGAGTCTGGGTTCGGTATCCAGTGACCACAATGAGCCCCTGGTTAGAACTGGGAGCCCAAACTTTGTGTGTACAGCATTGCCACCGCATTGGAGATCAAACAAAACCCTTCCAGGAGGATTTAAAGTTGTTTCACTTGGAGATATTAAAGATGGAACCAAAGTGACAATTTCTGCTGGAAATGACGAAAATTATTGTGCGGAATTAAGAAATTGTACTGCCTTTATGAAAAACAAAGTGGCTAAATTTAATGATGTTCGATTTGTTGGACGAAGTGGTCGAG GTAAAAGTTTCACAATTACCATAGCTGTATATACATGTCCACCACAGATAACTTTGTACCAGAAAGCCATTAAAGTGACCGTGGACGGACCACGTGATCCAAGAA AACTCCGAACTGATGATCGCAGAATTCACCGACCAAGTCCCATAGATTTTCCAGACAGAAATCCATATTCTGAACGTCAGTTAGAAAGCCATAGATTTTCATCCCAATTACCCGACTGGAATACAATCAGACGGCCATTATCACAGCAATCAGACAACGCACGACGCGTGCTTGAACCGTCGTCTGACACCAATGGATATCACCCTACag atataaaaagaaGTCCATGGGGTACCTATGATCCAGTCTATACTACTAATTCTTCTGTTGCACAATTCACACAACAACAACCTATCAACACAGCAGCTTTACCAG gtcACGATATGACACCACCACCTCCATCTCAATCTATAGATTCCATAAATGTAGATCAAAAATTCTCAAAGGACAATTCATCTCACTTAGACTTAGTCCCTGTATCAAACAGTAGATCATTACCAATCACAATTCCCGACCCACAACGGATGGATCATATGACACCATTTAATTCTCGGTCGATTGACTCACGTATGCCAGACCTCCCATTAATGTTAGGACCTAGATATACAGCAGATGTACGAATAACGGAACATAGAATGACCGAACGTTATTCTGGGGAATCTAGTCTCGCCACCATGTTTGGCAACCCACCATATTCTGCTTCATCGAATCTTGATATTTTACGAGAAAGCAGACATATTCAGTCATTTAGAGACAGTAGAGGTGATATGTCAACTTTATCATTGGGACCACCATCAATGATGACCCATGATCTTTTATCAGGGCTGACGCCAGCAACGACAATGTCGCCATCTTTTCTCAGTGGTTCACCATCCGCAGTTGTCCCACCTAGCTTTCTCTACCCACATTTATCATTAGCCTCTCCGCCACAGTATCAAACTAGTCTCTACGTTCCCTCCGGAGAGGTCCGAACATACGAGGTACTAGGAGGACGATCGTCTGATGTTCCCATGCGAATAGAAAGACCTTTACCACCATCACCTCCGTCTCGTTTGATTCCTGATACAGTAACACAAGATCATAGATTTTCAAGTTCGGTTAATGAAAGATCTCGTGTGATTTCGAGGAGAAATATTACTCAAATGGACACAACACCTGATTCAACTAGGACCCCACCTAGACCAAATGATGCGGTTACCGATTCGTCCGTTTGGAGGCCATACTGA
- the LOC134687488 gene encoding runt-related transcription factor 1-like isoform X3 — protein MMEDLSLLDPDETDLNGLTPFPDSPHKMAEVLPGERSLGSVSSDHNEPLVRTGSPNFVCTALPPHWRSNKTLPGGFKVVSLGDIKDGTKVTISAGNDENYCAELRNCTAFMKNKVAKFNDVRFVGRSGRGKSFTITIAVYTCPPQITLYQKAIKVTVDGPRDPRSKTKLRTDDRRIHRPSPIDFPDRNPYSERQLESHRFSSQLPDWNTIRRPLSQQSDNARRVLEPSSDTNGYHPTDIKRSPWGTYDPVYTTNSSVAQFTQQQPINTAALPGHDMTPPPPSQSIDSINVDQKFSKDNSSHLDLVPVSNSRSLPITIPDPQRMDHMTPFNSRSIDSRMPDLPLMLGPRYTADVRITEHRMTERYSGESSLATMFGNPPYSASSNLDILRESRHIQSFRDSRGDMSTLSLGPPSMMTHDLLSGLTPATTMSPSFLSGSPSAVVPPSFLYPHLSLASPPQYQTSLYVPSGEVRTYEVLGGRSSDVPMRIERPLPPSPPSRLIPDTVTQDHRFSSSVNERSRVISRRNITQMDTTPDSTRTPPRPNDAVTDSSVWRPY, from the exons ATTTAAACGGATTAACTCCGTTCCCGGACTCCCCTCACAAAATGGCAGAGGTACTACCAGGGGAAAGGAGTCTGGGTTCGGTATCCAGTGACCACAATGAGCCCCTGGTTAGAACTGGGAGCCCAAACTTTGTGTGTACAGCATTGCCACCGCATTGGAGATCAAACAAAACCCTTCCAGGAGGATTTAAAGTTGTTTCACTTGGAGATATTAAAGATGGAACCAAAGTGACAATTTCTGCTGGAAATGACGAAAATTATTGTGCGGAATTAAGAAATTGTACTGCCTTTATGAAAAACAAAGTGGCTAAATTTAATGATGTTCGATTTGTTGGACGAAGTGGTCGAG GTAAAAGTTTCACAATTACCATAGCTGTATATACATGTCCACCACAGATAACTTTGTACCAGAAAGCCATTAAAGTGACCGTGGACGGACCACGTGATCCAAGAAGTAAGACAA AACTCCGAACTGATGATCGCAGAATTCACCGACCAAGTCCCATAGATTTTCCAGACAGAAATCCATATTCTGAACGTCAGTTAGAAAGCCATAGATTTTCATCCCAATTACCCGACTGGAATACAATCAGACGGCCATTATCACAGCAATCAGACAACGCACGACGCGTGCTTGAACCGTCGTCTGACACCAATGGATATCACCCTACag atataaaaagaaGTCCATGGGGTACCTATGATCCAGTCTATACTACTAATTCTTCTGTTGCACAATTCACACAACAACAACCTATCAACACAGCAGCTTTACCAG gtcACGATATGACACCACCACCTCCATCTCAATCTATAGATTCCATAAATGTAGATCAAAAATTCTCAAAGGACAATTCATCTCACTTAGACTTAGTCCCTGTATCAAACAGTAGATCATTACCAATCACAATTCCCGACCCACAACGGATGGATCATATGACACCATTTAATTCTCGGTCGATTGACTCACGTATGCCAGACCTCCCATTAATGTTAGGACCTAGATATACAGCAGATGTACGAATAACGGAACATAGAATGACCGAACGTTATTCTGGGGAATCTAGTCTCGCCACCATGTTTGGCAACCCACCATATTCTGCTTCATCGAATCTTGATATTTTACGAGAAAGCAGACATATTCAGTCATTTAGAGACAGTAGAGGTGATATGTCAACTTTATCATTGGGACCACCATCAATGATGACCCATGATCTTTTATCAGGGCTGACGCCAGCAACGACAATGTCGCCATCTTTTCTCAGTGGTTCACCATCCGCAGTTGTCCCACCTAGCTTTCTCTACCCACATTTATCATTAGCCTCTCCGCCACAGTATCAAACTAGTCTCTACGTTCCCTCCGGAGAGGTCCGAACATACGAGGTACTAGGAGGACGATCGTCTGATGTTCCCATGCGAATAGAAAGACCTTTACCACCATCACCTCCGTCTCGTTTGATTCCTGATACAGTAACACAAGATCATAGATTTTCAAGTTCGGTTAATGAAAGATCTCGTGTGATTTCGAGGAGAAATATTACTCAAATGGACACAACACCTGATTCAACTAGGACCCCACCTAGACCAAATGATGCGGTTACCGATTCGTCCGTTTGGAGGCCATACTGA